One Novipirellula caenicola genomic window carries:
- a CDS encoding HugZ family protein produces MTKVANANTVVVITENALTASFGTLNEDNSPFVSLVTIASQSPTSVLMLLSGLAQHTKNLSHSVRCSLMVVEECDQTIAPLAGARVSLCGSCVRIAKDEEEVAREIFLGKHPHATVYADFDDFTFYRFDIDEAHLITGFGRIETITADELRNR; encoded by the coding sequence ATGACAAAAGTTGCGAATGCGAACACGGTTGTCGTGATCACCGAAAACGCGTTGACAGCGAGCTTTGGAACTTTGAACGAAGACAACTCGCCGTTTGTGAGTTTGGTGACCATCGCTTCGCAAAGCCCCACGTCGGTGCTGATGCTGCTAAGCGGCTTAGCCCAACACACCAAAAACCTTAGTCACAGCGTCCGCTGCTCGCTGATGGTTGTCGAGGAATGTGACCAAACAATCGCTCCGCTCGCCGGGGCACGCGTCTCGCTGTGTGGAAGCTGTGTGCGGATCGCCAAAGACGAAGAAGAGGTGGCACGTGAGATCTTTCTTGGAAAACATCCTCATGCGACCGTGTATGCCGACTTCGACGATTTCACCTTCTACCGTTTTGACATCGACGAAGCGCATTTGATTACCGGCTTCGGCAGGATTGAAACGATCACGGCGGATGAGCTACGCAACCGC
- a CDS encoding FkbM family methyltransferase, with protein MSDASSWPSSRSKETDALLKTRHHNAGSSKTHTHGSEGIALMRRYDIDLVLDVGANCGQYSQGLIHHGYVGRIISFEPDPKTYATLSETRRGFRNWKAEPFALSDKNGTAILSVAANGRSHSLQNHGEDAATVASESDGGAEVWVGRVSVRTRRLDAMFDDYYTSGDRCFVKLDVQGHEHRVLAGSSGCLERIVAIQMPLSISPAASSRRAKGENPHEWQESIESMSRLGYELMLPSPTWSEVTPSSGQADAIFVRREAISRRKAAA; from the coding sequence ATGTCAGACGCTTCGTCATGGCCATCGTCGCGGTCGAAAGAGACCGACGCTTTACTGAAAACACGTCACCACAATGCGGGTTCGAGCAAAACTCACACGCATGGCAGTGAAGGCATCGCATTGATGCGGCGATACGACATCGATTTGGTTTTGGATGTCGGTGCCAATTGTGGGCAATACAGCCAAGGTCTGATCCATCACGGATACGTGGGACGGATTATCTCGTTCGAGCCGGATCCCAAGACGTATGCGACGCTGAGTGAGACTCGTCGTGGTTTTCGTAATTGGAAAGCCGAACCCTTCGCGCTGAGCGACAAAAACGGCACGGCGATCTTGAGCGTGGCCGCAAACGGACGTAGCCACTCGTTACAAAATCACGGTGAGGACGCCGCCACAGTCGCTTCGGAATCCGATGGCGGGGCGGAGGTTTGGGTTGGCCGTGTCTCGGTGCGCACTCGACGTCTCGATGCAATGTTCGATGACTATTACACCAGCGGCGATCGATGTTTCGTCAAACTGGATGTCCAGGGGCACGAACACCGCGTTTTGGCGGGGTCCAGCGGGTGTCTCGAGCGAATCGTGGCGATTCAGATGCCGTTGTCGATTTCGCCGGCGGCATCGTCGAGGCGGGCAAAGGGCGAAAATCCGCACGAGTGGCAGGAATCGATTGAATCGATGAGTCGGCTCGGCTATGAGCTGATGCTACCGAGTCCCACGTGGTCAGAGGTCACGCCGTCGAGCGGTCAAGCCGACGCAATCTTTGTGCGACGCGAAGCGATTTCGCGACGCAAAGCTGCGGCCTGA